AAGTAAAACAGTCAACTTACTTACACAACACCTCAgttaaacatgtatttttctCTTTTAAAACAGTCTTTAAAGGACTACTGTACACCCTACCTTCCTGCCCAGACACCTTGATGGGGACTCCATCACAGAACGCTCCATTCCCTTTCCGAGCAGTGTACATCTTATCCTCTATGCAGCTGTAAACGATACCGAACTCTATCTGAATTccaccaaaacaaaaacagcctGGAGTCAAATACTGAACAGTTTTACCAAGGGGTGACTTTTAGAAGCAGTCAATGGGGACCGATGTCCTCTCACATAATAAATGCTTGACATACCTCTTTCTTCACAGCAAAGCCGAtcgacacagacacaaaggggAACCTGAGAAACACAAGAAGGGAACGCAAAGTTGGAAGATGGAATAGAATAAAACAAAATGGAATAGATTGTATATTGAGAATATATAGTCAAGAAGTTGGAGGGTGGTAGGCTACAACTCCTTAAAGATCTGGGCAGCGCCAGAATCAATTTCTATTAgcggctcctcttcctcccagaccGAGGGATCAGCTCTAAGGGGAGCTTCATTAAAGATAGCCACACCGCAGTGTTGCTAATGCCCACATTAACACACTgaagaggagtcaggtggctgagcggttagggaatcggtctagtaatcagaaggttgccggttcgattccccgcaaggaaaatgacgttgtgtccttgggcaaggcacttcaccctacttgcctcggggagaatgtccctgtacttactgtaagtcgctctggataagagcgtctgctaaatgtaaatgaagagcCCCAGATAGTGATGAGGGTACTCAATGTTAAGGCAAGGCTTAACCAGTCGtaacaccctcctccacctgtgtACAAAGTTGGTGGTCCCATCGATGGGGTCGATGATCCAGGTGGGGTTGTCTGTCAGGATGCTGGGGGCACCAGCGGCTACTGACTCCTCCCCTATGAAACTggaggaaaaaggagaggaggggacttgCATCAGAGACCAAAGACACTTTAGGCAGACATACAGGGGAGAAGGTTACCTTTTTAAAACATCTGTCTAAAAATGTATGTTTGCATGCTTACGATAATGAATGCTCAACTACTAAGTAATACATCATTAGTAATCACTCCCACCACACCCTACCCTCACCCTTACCCcaattgaaaatgtaagaaacaCAGGAAGAACAATGAATATGCATTTTCTACTGTGGCGTTTCTATTGTTGCTGAAGTAGTGAGGGTCTAGGATACCTGTGTGTGGGATACTTTTCCTTGATGGAGGAGATGATGAGCTGCTCCACCTTCTGGTCCGTCTCAGTCACCAGATCCACCGGAGAGCTCTTCTGCATGATGGCTATGTCCTTCTGGAGCGCTGCGCGGATCATCTGACAGGCCGCAAAGTGAAGGAAATAGTGGCATCAGCCTGTAGGTTAGTCTTGGAAAGGTGTTGCTTAGATTAATGGGAATCTTACAATTAGACTAATGCAGTCTATGCAAGCTCCATTGCTGATTAAATGGAGGCATCTTTAATACAGACATCATTTAGATTGcatctagctagctacaggcTTCAACTCAATCTTCACCCTTAATGTGCTGAAAGAAACATGTTGGAGTAACATCGTGGATGCCAGTGTCCCAGACCTGAAACGAACTAACCTTCCCCGCTTCTTTGGTCACCTCCAAACAGTGGTCCATGCACTCCTTCCACTCGTCAGCCATGGTGACAGAAATCGTAACCTGAAGCCACACAACTAACAACTGAGGATATGTCTAGACTAGCGCACACACATAATACTGCCAGCTGAACTGAACGTGATAGATACGGTACTGGTGACATCGAATCtgtagtactaggctacagtatacTCTAGACTCTAGTGtatactgtagcctacagcAGAGCAAGCTAACCAGCTGTAGTAGCTAGCCAAATAGACTAATACCAGTAATACCCCTGATACCGCTAATATACTTTGCAAGATCGTCATGCTTCTACATGCTAAACACAATTCCGTACAACAAAGCTAAGTAATAACAGTAAGTGACAACGACTGTGAAAATTGCAATAATTCAAGACAACTTACTTCACTTTGTGTAAATGACTACTGTGCGTTGGGGGCAAGGCTTGGCGTGAGTAGAATAGATTATTGGTCCACCGACGTCGGTGACATGAAAAGCGAATGTATCATTGGTTAAAATGTGATCAGACGTATAAACAAGCTCCACCTACCACCAGGAAGCTGTTACTGTAAACAAAATAAGTGAAAAGATCTTTCGACACGAGATATTTGGAACATAGGATACACTAGGCTACAGGTAGCctattatttctatatttctgAATTGGAGTCGCGAAATCCCAACTACACCATTACTGTAAAATGTTGCAATAAACTGAGATTGAAATTAAGACAATATATTTTAAGTTTTTGCTAAATTACTATAGGCTACGAACGCTTTACTAGTGTTCCTACCGGCATGTGTTAAATAATGAAGCAAAAATTACCGGAATTTGTTAAATAATTACACAAAGAAATAAGTAATTGGGTGTCAAGTGTGTTTTATTAACAAAGCTGATTGATCATTGCTTGTTTCTTTCCCTAAAATTGAACATCATAATTCAAACATTCATTTCTTGAATCTTGCATTTTGACTATGATTTTGACACAGGCGATTTGGCTAGGTTACTGTGCGTGCACTGTCTGTTTAAGACATTCATCTTTCGAGAAAGAAAATTGAAACTTGTAGTTCGTACCTTTCACAGAACCACAGGCTGGACTGTATGTATGCTGCCCCTGACGATAAGGTAAACTAGTGATTTCTTAAAATTGAACATCATAATTAAAACATTAATTTATTTAATCTTGCATTTTGACTATGATTTTGACACAGGCGATTTGGCTAGtttcagggctgccaacttttgcaaaaaccttggagtgagatttggtattTGCCCCTgctaacgatccgagtgttaatcaggcacggagccagactgTGTAAACATTatgggcttagcccaaacctaggacgtatgggtttgatgtgatgcaagatagggacttccacacgtaatgcgagcgcgcatagcgaaatgttttggatattatttgagcgcaaaatagtttaattgagctttatgtaaaataaacatagacgTTTATcaaaaaaccttgtctagtgttgccagcactccggccctgctcccatccatcctcgctGAAgcgtatcgttacggtagggGCCCCCGGCCCAGCTATCCGTAGGCTATCTGAGAAAACtttggacccaaccaactctatttgggaggggagaactccctcacatggtacaacccatgcagaggctgaggtgtcagaatgcggaacgtgtgtagcgtactttaagagaagataatactaacgtgacaaatgccaacaacaaaaaatcctcgaccggcccaaaagtgaagcggcccacccggaactctcccgattctcccgattacccaccccggccctgttTACAACGTTAACAGGGCTACgtggttggcgttgccttttcagcgtgagatatacaaggtgtggcgtgagagcgtgtgaaatggttgaaatgcgtgtgtctcacggccaatgcgtgagagttggcagccctgtaggTTACTGTGCACTGTCTGTTTAAGACAGTCATCTTCCGAGAAAGAAAAATGAAACTTATAGTTCGTGCCTTTCACAGAACCACAGGCTGGACTGTATGTATGCTGTCCCTGACGATAAGGTAAACTAGTAATTTCTGCAGCACAATGGCTGAAGTAGAAGAGCTTTTAAATGAGTCGAAATGTCCCATCTGTCTGGATTTACCGAAGGATCCTAAAACAACCCAGTGTGGACACACTCACTGTAAGGTCTGTTTCAATGAGTACTGGGATCAGCATGATCAAAGTGACAGCTGCTGCCCTCAGTGTAGTCGGGCATCCATTTTACAACCTGCCACCAAGGTAACTGAAGAGACTGGAAGAGAAGAATGTGTATCCCCTGCAAAGAATGATACTCAGCTCTGCTCAAAAACCGACTTATACCTTCACAACCAGCCACCAGTCATTGGGAAGGACAGCCCTTCGACCCAACAGAGTGTCTGTACCCCTGTCCTCAGCGACGAGCTCAATGTTCTCACAGAGTGTGCTGATGGTCACCCCGAGGGGGACAACTCCGGACCCGCTTCAGAAAAGAAGTGTAAAAAGGTATGGTTAGACTGCGGTGCATTATCTGTAAACAGCGAAAGCTGTTGGAACTGTATTGTAGAAGTCCACTCCATGAACAGAATAGAACATCTGTTCAGTGTGGGAGCATCAATGTGTTATAGCTAGTGAGTCAAACTTATTTAAATTTCTACCTAGACCATGCTATTGCCAAGTTAAATTCTAATCACTTGTTCCCCTCCACTGTAGGGTCATCGGCATAGAAAAAAGAGTGACCCCCCCAGCACGTACAACAACAtcattgaagagagagaggaggagctaaAGAACCTGAAAGAGGAGATGGAATCTCTGAAGGTCAGACTTGTGTATAGAAGGTGTGGTTCTGTATGAGTTATCAAAATGCACCCTTCAATCCCTTCCTGAAGGCAATCTCGATCTAACGTAACTGAACAGCTAACAGCATACTTTCCCTAGACAGCTGTTAACTATCCAGTCATGCTTTATTTGCAAAAACCATACATTTCTCTACAAGAGGCCTCTAAGCCGTTCATTAATTTGCCGCACTTTCTGACAGTGCTATAAATTGGACAAAATCAACAATTCTACCCTAATGTGGAAATGACTGGCATGCTGCAGCTTGCATCTTGCATCAATACAGCATGTTGCTGTATTGAATTAGTActtgaaataaatacaaaattccTCCAAAAAggtatggtggtggtgggatattaataataataaaaaaacaacaacatccatCCATGTTAGATCAGTGATTTTGTCAAGGAATCTATAATGGTTTAGGATATAGAGGGCACCAACACAAAGCAGATAATCCACACGGGTCTCCACTAGACAGTTGCTAAAAGGATGAACCACTATGGTCTCTAACAGTTGGATTTCTCTCCAAACAGCGTTCCACCCTAGTTACTGTTGAGGACTGTGAGAAGTTCTTCACGGAGTTGGTGGAGAGAACGACCTCTGAACTGAGAGAACGTATCCAAGCCCAGGAGGGGGCCATgttgagggaggctgagggtcATCTGCAAACCCTGGAGGCGGAGCTTGTAGAACTGAGAAGAGCAGAGGCGGAGCATAAACCACTGGCTCCCATAGATGAACGCCCACACTTCTTCCAGGTTAGTGCATGTGAAGAGGCCTCTTTTGAAGAGACTTTTACTTTATCTAAAATATTCTGTTGCCGGTGAAGCAAGATTGTTAACCCCAGAACTTTGTTATTTTAACCTCTCATAAATGCAACTCCTTCAGGTGgtataccccccaaaaaacagaggGGCCTTATTTTGGTGGTATTTTTGGCAAGGCTGAATTATAATTTCATCAGAATGTTGTTGGTTTGTCCCTGGCTGGTTACTCAGGCTCGGTAAAGCAGATAGTGCCAtttttgtatgtgtgacaaACCTCTGTTACTCATGTCGTACAGTGAAGTGGttggtctttctgtctgtgtctgccagtAGAAGATACCCAGCATCACCTCTGCCTTTGGCACGGTGCAAAGAAGTGTCTACAGACTGCAGAAGCAACTTGAAATGGACTTCGACATGCAACTCAAGGATTTCTTTTTAGaaggtgcgtgtgagtgtgtttatttgCAGGTGTGTGAGTACACATGAGTTTGAGGGAGGTTCCTTCACAGTCACTTTTATCTGTCTGTTTCCTCAACAGCTAAACTTCTGCTAGAACCTCACAGTAAGCATCCCCATTCACACCATTCTTACTATGTACTAATGAATAGGTTCCTATTCATAACACAACACTACACAGTTTGACAGAGATATTTGgattctgtccctctctctttagcgCTGTCTTCCCTTGCTGATAGAGTAGTGGAGGAACATGAGCTGGTAAGAAAACAGTGACAAGATATTGTAATGAATCTGGGGTATCTCTGATGCATCCTTATTCATACGATTCTTGGCTTGTTTCAGGAGGACTACAAGGACATAGAGTCTGTGAGGACAAAGGAGATGTTTGCACAGATGGAGGACATCCTGAACCGTCTGACGCCTGAGAGATTCCCGCAACTGATGAGAGTGGTGGCGACCTTTCCCATCACCacggaggagaggctgaggggcaTCGTAGACCTCATCTATGAGGAGGCCATCTCAGACCCTGACAACTCTGAGGCTTACGCACAAATGTGCAAATGTTTGCAGCTGGTTAGACTGAtactctggctgtctctccatgtctgtgtcatgtcttATACTATGTCTTGCTTCCAGgagtaaccccccctccctttctctctctctctctctctctctctctctctctctctctctctctctctctctctctctctctctctctctctctctctctctctcactctcactctcactctcacccagCGTAAAGTCCCCAGCTCAGACAAACCGGGAGAGACATTGAATTTCCGGAAGCTGATGCTGAATCGATGCCTTGTAGACTTTGAGAGGAAACACACTGAGGGTTTCAAAGAGTTTTTTGACAAGATGAATACTGCCACTGAAGTATGGAATAGtgtatttgttgttttgtttttacttcCCTTAGATTGGTTTAAATGTTGGTAATCATGCCTCATTAGTGTCAAGCATGATCAATCAAGTACAGATAAGAACTAGAAAGTAGTTCTGTAGTATTTGAAAAGTTTGCCTTTGTCTATGTAATCTCAGAAGGAGCAACGCAGCCTGCATGGAGAGAAACTGGAAGAGGTATTTTCTGAGCTTCAATACAAAGCAGTGGGAAACATCAAGTTCATCTGTGAGTTCTTCAAGCTAAACATGATGACAGAGGCCCAAATGCATGAATTCTTAACAAAGCTGGTGAGGAGAAGGGACGCAATATCCATTGCATGTTTTTCCACTATGCTCTCTACCATCGGAAAGGACTTGGACCATGGAAAGGCCGAGGTAAAACACGATATCACGTCTGTCTACTCATTGTTAGTGTTTGTACATGTGTATGCCTTGCTTGTCAACAACAGACACAGCTATGTCTTTATATTCCCATAGCCCAGAATGGATCAGTACTACAAGCACGTTGAGGTAATCGTCAAGGAAAAGAATTCCTCTGTGCCTGACAGGCATGTCCTCTTTGAGCTTCACCAATtgctgaaagacagacaggtaagaATGGAAGGCCTCAGATGTGTGAATTACAAATGTTGGTTTGTTTTAACCACTTTGATTGAACTTTGGCTCCCACCATGGTGACATAAAGTGATTGATGGCATCTCTGAAACTCCCTGCATGTTCTTTGCCTCATATAGGAGGAAGACACCAAGGACCCTGAGTTGGTGAAGACACAGGAGATGTTTGCCAAAATGGAAGATATCTTGATACACGTGAACAGAGAGAACTTTCAACAAGTGATGAAAGAAGTTGGGACCTTGCCTATTAACACGGAAGAGAGATTGAAAGGCTTCATAGACCTAATTTATCAGAAGGCCATTTCAGACCCTGACAACTCAGAGGTGTATGCCAACATGTGCAGATCCCAGATGGGGGTAAGTCTGTTATTCTGgctatctgtgtgtgcatgtgttcccattttatattttaatcctctctctctctctttctgtgtctcaccCAGCGTGAAGTCCCCTGTTCAGACAATCGATCAAAGACATTGAATTTCCGCAAATTGTTGCTAAACTGTTGCCAGGAGGAATTTGACAAAGACAAGACAGAGGGCTTGAGGAAGAAGCAGAAAGAGTTGGAGGCCGCTGTTGATGTATGATATCCCCTTGCATGTGTACACATTGTTGTGCTCAGCTAGAGCTGAGGCAGTATTTAAAGGCAAGACAATCAGTCTTGCACAAATAATACTGATTTTAAAACATACCCTGGTATTTT
Above is a genomic segment from Osmerus mordax isolate fOsmMor3 chromosome 15, fOsmMor3.pri, whole genome shotgun sequence containing:
- the LOC136957518 gene encoding inositol monophosphatase 1-like; translated protein: MADEWKECMDHCLEVTKEAGKMIRAALQKDIAIMQKSSPVDLVTETDQKVEQLIISSIKEKYPTHSFIGEESVAAGAPSILTDNPTWIIDPIDGTTNFVHRFPFVSVSIGFAVKKEIEFGIVYSCIEDKMYTARKGNGAFCDGVPIKVSGQEDITKSLVLTEMGFKKDPEHFKTMMANIKTILSIPVHGIRSPGSAAVNMCLVACGAADAYYHMGIHCWDMAAGAAIIREAGGVITDISGGPFDLMSRRLIIASSRTIAEHIASKMTVFPCGRDDLED
- the LOC136958054 gene encoding uncharacterized protein isoform X1, which gives rise to MAEVEELLNESKCPICLDLPKDPKTTQCGHTHCKVCFNEYWDQHDQSDSCCPQCSRASILQPATKVTEETGREECVSPAKNDTQLCSKTDLYLHNQPPVIGKDSPSTQQSVCTPVLSDELNVLTECADGHPEGDNSGPASEKKCKKGHRHRKKSDPPSTYNNIIEEREEELKNLKEEMESLKRSTLVTVEDCEKFFTELVERTTSELRERIQAQEGAMLREAEGHLQTLEAELVELRRAEAEHKPLAPIDERPHFFQKIPSITSAFGTVQRSVYRLQKQLEMDFDMQLKDFFLEAKLLLEPHTLSSLADRVVEEHELEDYKDIESVRTKEMFAQMEDILNRLTPERFPQLMRVVATFPITTEERLRGIVDLIYEEAISDPDNSEAYAQMCKCLQLRKVPSSDKPGETLNFRKLMLNRCLVDFERKHTEGFKEFFDKMNTATEKEQRSLHGEKLEEVFSELQYKAVGNIKFICEFFKLNMMTEAQMHEFLTKLVRRRDAISIACFSTMLSTIGKDLDHGKAEPRMDQYYKHVEVIVKEKNSSVPDRHVLFELHQLLKDRQEEDTKDPELVKTQEMFAKMEDILIHVNRENFQQVMKEVGTLPINTEERLKGFIDLIYQKAISDPDNSEVYANMCRSQMGREVPCSDNRSKTLNFRKLLLNCCQEEFDKDKTEGLRKKQKELEAAVDNKDCIRLREEIRVITSEVQADAVGNVKLISELFKMKMVTEAIMHDCIVALLKRKENIALSCVYTILSTVCKDLDNDKSKPRMDQYYKQIEKIVKDKKIPPHVCNELTELLEIRQGIWRNRDQKLSGSKSMPDREESGKMTEREEK
- the LOC136958054 gene encoding uncharacterized protein isoform X2 translates to MLREAEGHLQTLEAELVELRRAEAEHKPLAPIDERPHFFQKIPSITSAFGTVQRSVYRLQKQLEMDFDMQLKDFFLEAKLLLEPHTLSSLADRVVEEHELEDYKDIESVRTKEMFAQMEDILNRLTPERFPQLMRVVATFPITTEERLRGIVDLIYEEAISDPDNSEAYAQMCKCLQLRKVPSSDKPGETLNFRKLMLNRCLVDFERKHTEGFKEFFDKMNTATEKEQRSLHGEKLEEVFSELQYKAVGNIKFICEFFKLNMMTEAQMHEFLTKLVRRRDAISIACFSTMLSTIGKDLDHGKAEPRMDQYYKHVEVIVKEKNSSVPDRHVLFELHQLLKDRQEEDTKDPELVKTQEMFAKMEDILIHVNRENFQQVMKEVGTLPINTEERLKGFIDLIYQKAISDPDNSEVYANMCRSQMGREVPCSDNRSKTLNFRKLLLNCCQEEFDKDKTEGLRKKQKELEAAVDNKDCIRLREEIRVITSEVQADAVGNVKLISELFKMKMVTEAIMHDCIVALLKRKENIALSCVYTILSTVCKDLDNDKSKPRMDQYYKQIEKIVKDKKIPPHVCNELTELLEIRQGIWRNRDQKLSGSKSMPDREESGKMTEREEK